The segment TAGGTGGTGAGATGAATTGCCTTTCTTTTTTTATTGATTTTTATTGTAAAAGCCTTTATAATATTGAGATAATCAATATGAGGAGGTGTAAAACTATGAAGAAATATAATTTAGCTTTTAGATTTAGAATACATCCAAATGAAGTTCAAGCGAACTTGATTTTACAAACTTTTGGTTGTACTAGATTTGTATATAACAAAATTTTAGCTAAAGCTGATGAAATATACAAATTAGAGGGTAAAAACAAAATCATTACTCCAGCTTCTCTTAAATCTGAATTTCCATTTTTGAAAGAAGTTGATAGTCTAGCCTTAGCTAATGCTCAAATGAATGTTAAAACTGCTTTCGCTAATTTTTTTAGAACTAAAAAAGGTTTTCCTAAATTCAAATCTAAAAAATCTGCTAGAAAATCTTACTCTACAAATAGTGTTAACAACTCTATTAGAATAGAGGATAATTCTATAAAACTTCCTAAGTTAGGATTAGTTAAAATTAAACTTCATAGAGCGATACCTCAAAATTATAAAATTAAATCTGCCACTATTAGCCAAGAACCTAATGGGGCTTTTTACGTTTCTATTCTTACTGAATTCACAATGGATATAAAAGAAGTTCCAAGCGATAATAATATCGTTGGGCTTGATTTTTCTATGAAAGAACTTTTTGTCAGCTCTGATAATCAAAGAGCTGACTATCCTAGATTTTTCAGAAAATTAGAAACTAAATTAGCTAAAGCTCAAAGAGAATTATCTCGTAAAGTTAAATTCTCAAGCAATTGGAATAAGGCTAAATTAAAAGTCGCTAAAATCCATCAATCTATCAAAAATAGTAGAAAAGATTTTTTACATAAATTATCAAAAGAATTAGTTACAAAGTATAATGCGATTATCATTGAAGACCTAAATATGAAAGGTATGAGCGGAGCATTAAACTTTGGTAAATCTGTCGCTGATAACGGGTGGGGAATATTCACAACTATGCTTCAATATAAGGCTATGTTTTTAGGAAAACAAGTAATAAAAATAGATAAATGGTTTCCTAGCTCAAAAACTTGTTCTTGTTGTGGCAATATAAAAGATTCACTTTCTTTAGGCGATAGAGTATATAACTGTGAATGTGGTCATGCTATGGATAGAGACCTTAATGCAAGTGCGACACGTTTCGTAATGAAAAGTTACGANNNNNNNNNNNNNNNNNNNNNNNNNNNNNNNNNNNNNNNNNNNNNNNNNNNNNNNNNNNNNNNNNNNNNNNNNNNNNNNNNNNNNNNNNNNNNNNNNNNNAATAATATGATAAAAATTGAAATAATCTTTGAATCTCTTTTTTTGATTCAACAACTCCACTAAATTTAATCCAATTTTTATTTTTAAGATTACTGATTTTTAAACCTTCTTTATCGTCTTCTAATAAAATACTGTCACTATATTCATTTATATTTTTATATAATAAAATATTTTGATAAATACCATTTCTTATCTCTTGAGGTTCTAAAGGAGTTCCTCCTCCATTATATAATCTAAATAATTCAACTGCATCTGAATAATCGTTTCCTTCAACTATCAAAAACTCCAACTCTCTATCCATAAATCTAAACTTTTCTTGATGACTTAATTTTGTATCTTTATGTCTATAACTTAAATTTAATTCTAACTGATTGTCTGATAGTTCATTTGTCTTATATATAAACTTATAATCAACATCTAATTTATATTTTTTTTCTAATATTTTTTTAGCATCTTGATCATTATTTTCATAATACTTTTTACATAATTCTGCTATGGTTTGTAATTCCGGTCCATAAGCTATTCTTTTACTTTTATTTTTTGGAAAAATCCCCCAATAAAACATAAACAAACTTGTTAATCTCTGTTGCCCATCAATAACTAAAGTTGTTTGATTCTCACCTTGAGCCTCTGTATAATATCCATATAATTTTGGAATTGGTAATTTTTTTAAAATTGAAACAACTAAAGCTATTACTTGCGTTTCATTCCAAACATATTTTCTTTGATACTTTGGCATACTAAACTTCCCACTGCCTAGTCTATCAACAAGCCAATCAATACTATAGTTTTTATCTCTGTAACTTATATTATTTTTTTTAAAAAGAGTATCTAAAATCTCACTTTTTGTAACTTCTTCTTTTTTATTTTCGTTATCTATATTTTCTTCATTTACGTTTTCTGGTTCTGAAGTTTCTTCAATTTTTACTTCTTCATCTAATAAATTTTCCATATT is part of the Cetobacterium somerae ATCC BAA-474 genome and harbors:
- a CDS encoding RNA-guided endonuclease TnpB family protein → MKKYNLAFRFRIHPNEVQANLILQTFGCTRFVYNKILAKADEIYKLEGKNKIITPASLKSEFPFLKEVDSLALANAQMNVKTAFANFFRTKKGFPKFKSKKSARKSYSTNSVNNSIRIEDNSIKLPKLGLVKIKLHRAIPQNYKIKSATISQEPNGAFYVSILTEFTMDIKEVPSDNNIVGLDFSMKELFVSSDNQRADYPRFFRKLETKLAKAQRELSRKVKFSSNWNKAKLKVAKIHQSIKNSRKDFLHKLSKELVTKYNAIIIEDLNMKGMSGALNFGKSVADNGWGIFTTMLQYKAMFLGKQVIKIDKWFPSSKTCSCCGNIKDSLSLGDRVYNCECGHAMDRDLNASATRFVMKSY
- a CDS encoding GmrSD restriction endonuclease domain-containing protein, which gives rise to MENLLDEEVKIEETSEPENVNEENIDNENKKEEVTKSEILDTLFKKNNISYRDKNYSIDWLVDRLGSGKFSMPKYQRKYVWNETQVIALVVSILKKLPIPKLYGYYTEAQGENQTTLVIDGQQRLTSLFMFYWGIFPKNKSKRIAYGPELQTIAELCKKYYENNDQDAKKILEKKYKLDVDYKFIYKTNELSDNQLELNLSYRHKDTKLSHQEKFRFMDRELEFLIVEGNDYSDAVELFRLYNGGGTPLEPQEIRNGIYQNILLYKNINEYSDSILLEDDKEGLKISNLKNKNWIKFSGVVESKKEIQRLFQFLSYY